A single region of the Erythrobacter sp. HL-111 genome encodes:
- a CDS encoding class I SAM-dependent methyltransferase, which yields MAAVYGQFDAVVSLEVVEHLYDPRLYAKTMFDLVRPGGGVVVSTPYHGYLKNLALAASGKMDQHFTALWDGGHIKFFSIETLSRLLSEAGFVDLRFARAGRIPALAKSMICCARKCQSALKTDPLSARKIDPLLVAGGGYPGSP from the coding sequence TTGGCGGCTGTATACGGGCAATTCGATGCAGTGGTAAGCTTGGAGGTTGTCGAGCATCTTTACGATCCGCGGCTTTACGCGAAAACGATGTTCGATCTCGTCCGCCCTGGCGGAGGGGTTGTGGTCTCCACCCCGTACCACGGCTATCTGAAGAACCTCGCTCTCGCGGCCTCGGGCAAGATGGACCAGCATTTCACCGCACTTTGGGACGGCGGCCACATCAAGTTCTTTTCGATCGAGACACTTTCGCGGCTCCTAAGCGAGGCCGGTTTCGTTGATTTGCGTTTCGCCAGAGCCGGCAGGATCCCGGCCTTGGCGAAATCAATGATCTGCTGCGCGCGAAAGTGTCAATCGGCATTGAAAACTGACCCCCTATCGGCGCGTAAAATTGACCCCCTTTTGGTGGCTGGAGGCGGTTATCCCGGTAGTCCATAG
- a CDS encoding UDP-glucose/GDP-mannose dehydrogenase family protein, with product MKIAMVGSGYVGLVSGACFADFGHDVVCIDKDQAKIDRLHQGVMPIYEPGLDALVESNVKAGRLSFTTSLADGIKGADAIFIAVGTPSRRGDGHADLTFVHAVAREVGEKLSGDAVVVTKSTVPVGTGDEVERIIGHTGTKHKVSVISNPEFLREGAAIGDFKRPDRIVIGAEDEFGKQVMSEVYRPLFLNESPILFTSRRTSELIKYAANAFLATKITFINEMADLCEKVGANVQDVSRGIGMDGRIGPKFLHAGPGYGGSCFPKDTLALLKTSEDYDSPTRIIEAVVKTNESRKRAMGRKVVDALGGAEAARGRKVALLGLTFKPNTDDMRDSPSIAIAQTLHDAGVEVAAYDPEGMELARPLMPEVTMCKDPYEAITGADATVIVTEWDAFRALDLERVKELAADNVLVDLRNIYDPETLRGTGFKYVSVGRV from the coding sequence ATGAAGATCGCGATGGTGGGTTCGGGCTATGTGGGCCTGGTGTCGGGCGCATGCTTTGCCGATTTCGGGCATGACGTTGTCTGCATCGACAAGGACCAGGCCAAGATCGACCGGCTGCATCAGGGCGTAATGCCGATCTACGAGCCGGGGCTCGACGCGCTGGTCGAAAGCAACGTCAAGGCCGGACGGCTAAGCTTCACCACCAGCCTGGCAGACGGCATCAAGGGCGCCGACGCGATCTTCATCGCGGTCGGCACGCCCAGCCGCCGGGGCGATGGGCACGCAGACCTCACCTTCGTCCATGCCGTTGCGCGCGAGGTGGGCGAGAAGCTGTCTGGTGATGCGGTGGTCGTGACCAAGTCCACCGTCCCGGTCGGCACCGGTGACGAGGTCGAGCGGATCATCGGCCATACCGGGACCAAGCATAAGGTATCGGTCATCTCCAACCCGGAATTCCTGCGCGAAGGCGCCGCGATCGGCGACTTCAAGCGGCCCGACCGCATCGTGATCGGGGCCGAGGACGAGTTCGGCAAGCAGGTGATGAGCGAGGTCTACCGCCCGCTGTTCCTGAACGAATCGCCGATCCTGTTCACTTCGCGGCGCACCAGCGAGCTGATCAAATACGCCGCCAACGCCTTCCTCGCGACCAAGATCACCTTCATCAACGAGATGGCGGATTTGTGCGAGAAGGTCGGCGCGAACGTGCAGGACGTCAGCCGCGGGATCGGGATGGATGGCCGCATCGGCCCGAAATTCCTCCACGCTGGCCCCGGCTATGGCGGATCGTGCTTCCCCAAGGACACGCTGGCCCTCCTCAAGACCTCCGAGGATTACGACAGCCCCACCCGCATCATCGAGGCGGTGGTCAAGACCAATGAAAGCCGCAAGCGCGCGATGGGCCGCAAGGTCGTCGACGCGCTCGGCGGAGCGGAGGCGGCGCGCGGCAGGAAGGTCGCCCTGCTCGGCCTGACCTTCAAGCCCAACACCGACGACATGAGGGACAGCCCCTCGATCGCGATCGCGCAGACGCTGCACGATGCCGGGGTCGAGGTCGCGGCCTATGATCCCGAAGGCATGGAACTCGCCCGCCCGCTGATGCCCGAGGTCACGATGTGCAAGGACCCCTACGAGGCGATCACCGGCGCCGATGCGACCGTGATCGTGACCGAATGGGACGCCTTCCGTGCGCTTGATTTGGAGCGGGTGAAGGAGCTGGCCGCCGATAATGTGCTCGTTGACCTGCGCAATATCTATGATCCGGAGACCCTGCGCGGCACCGGCTTCAAGTACGTGAGCGTCGGGCGGGTCTGA
- a CDS encoding UDP-glucuronic acid decarboxylase family protein, producing MTGNLRRQRILVTGGAGFLGSHLIDRLFERGDEVLCVDNLFTGDKSNIDHLHDHPRFEFMRHDICFPLYVEVDQIYNLACPASPVHYQFDPVQTTKTSVTGAINMLGLAKRVKARIFQASTSEIYGDPSVHPQPESYWGNVNTIGPRACYDEGKRCAETLFFDYHRQHKLDIKVVRIFNTYGPRMHPNDGRVVSNFIIQALQGEPITIYGDGQQSRSFCYVDDLVEGFLRMMDTGSDFPGPVNLGNPNEFTIKELAEQVLDLTGSKSELINKPLPQDDPRQRQPDISLAREKLDWEPKTQLREGLTRTIAYFDQLLRENDAEMSALQAAQ from the coding sequence ATGACCGGTAATCTGCGCCGTCAGCGCATCCTCGTGACCGGCGGCGCCGGCTTCCTCGGGTCTCACCTAATCGACCGGCTGTTCGAGCGAGGGGACGAGGTTCTCTGCGTCGACAACCTGTTCACGGGCGACAAGAGCAATATCGATCACCTGCACGACCATCCGCGCTTCGAATTCATGCGCCACGACATCTGCTTCCCGCTCTATGTCGAGGTCGACCAGATCTACAATCTCGCCTGTCCCGCCAGCCCCGTGCATTACCAGTTCGATCCGGTGCAGACGACCAAGACGAGCGTGACGGGCGCGATCAACATGCTTGGTCTCGCCAAGCGGGTGAAGGCGAGGATCTTCCAGGCCTCGACCTCGGAGATCTACGGTGATCCGAGCGTCCACCCACAGCCGGAAAGCTATTGGGGCAACGTCAACACGATCGGACCGCGCGCCTGCTATGACGAAGGAAAACGCTGCGCCGAGACGCTGTTCTTCGACTACCACCGGCAGCACAAGCTCGACATCAAGGTCGTGCGGATCTTCAACACCTACGGCCCCCGGATGCACCCCAATGACGGGCGTGTGGTGTCGAACTTCATCATCCAGGCGCTGCAGGGTGAACCGATCACGATCTACGGCGACGGCCAGCAGAGCCGCTCGTTCTGCTATGTCGATGATCTCGTCGAAGGCTTCCTGCGCATGATGGACACCGGGAGCGATTTCCCAGGCCCGGTCAACCTCGGCAACCCGAACGAGTTCACGATCAAGGAGCTCGCAGAGCAGGTGCTCGACCTGACCGGATCGAAGTCGGAGCTCATCAACAAACCGCTGCCGCAGGACGATCCGCGTCAGCGCCAGCCGGATATCTCGCTCGCGCGCGAGAAGCTGGACTGGGAACCGAAGACGCAGCTGCGCGAGGGTCTCACCAGGACCATTGCATATTTCGACCAGCTCCTCCGCGAGAATGATGCCGAGATGTCAGCGCTCCAGGCCGCCCAGTAA
- a CDS encoding glycosyltransferase family 2 protein — MGSIPISVVIPVRNEEANLGQCLQRLGCFDEVIVVDSGSTDATCQIAANHGATVIQFEWNGRYPKKRNWVLLNQRLQNEWVLFLDADELVTEMFCNEVGAALAEDRFDAFWLKYTNFFLGQPLKHGDPQRKLALFKIGRGLYERIDEEAWSGLDMEVHEHPVIEGDVGEITAPIDHRDDRGVAKFIQRHKDYALWEAQRTRQLRSSGREVWAQLTDRQKNKYRNIDKWWFAWAYFAWTYVVKRGFLDGLPGFSYAFYKLWYFWTIRLLLKESENREVPASAS, encoded by the coding sequence ATGGGAAGCATCCCCATTTCTGTCGTCATTCCGGTGCGGAATGAGGAAGCGAACCTTGGTCAGTGTCTTCAGCGCCTTGGATGCTTTGATGAAGTGATCGTGGTCGATTCTGGCAGCACCGACGCTACCTGCCAGATCGCTGCCAATCATGGTGCGACAGTCATTCAGTTCGAGTGGAATGGGCGCTATCCCAAGAAGCGTAATTGGGTGTTGCTCAACCAGCGGTTGCAGAATGAATGGGTTCTCTTCCTCGATGCGGACGAACTTGTTACGGAAATGTTCTGCAATGAGGTAGGCGCGGCTCTAGCTGAAGATCGGTTCGATGCGTTCTGGTTGAAGTACACAAACTTTTTCCTTGGCCAGCCTCTCAAACATGGGGATCCGCAGCGCAAACTGGCTCTATTCAAGATTGGAAGAGGTCTTTACGAAAGGATTGACGAGGAGGCTTGGTCTGGCCTCGACATGGAAGTGCATGAACACCCGGTGATCGAAGGCGATGTAGGGGAAATCACTGCCCCAATCGATCATCGTGATGACCGCGGTGTCGCAAAGTTCATACAGCGACACAAGGACTACGCTCTCTGGGAGGCCCAGCGTACTCGCCAACTAAGAAGTTCTGGTCGGGAAGTCTGGGCGCAGCTTACGGATCGCCAGAAAAACAAATACCGCAATATTGATAAATGGTGGTTCGCTTGGGCCTACTTTGCATGGACATACGTGGTAAAGCGGGGCTTCCTCGATGGACTGCCCGGCTTCTCATACGCCTTCTACAAGCTGTGGTATTTCTGGACGATCAGGCTCTTGCTCAAGGAAAGTGAGAACCGCGAGGTGCCAGCGAGTGCCTCGTAG
- a CDS encoding acetyltransferase, with protein sequence MSQSGLDIQQNRRARKWSKRDLVLRALWDVFSIPFFAWSPRPLWGWRRTFLRFFGAKIGRDVHIYPTTKITIPWNLSIGDQSAVGDGAVLYALGAISIGQRVTISQHAHLCAGSHDYTDPAMPLLKLPITVGDDAWICAEAFIGPDVVIGARSIVAARAVAVKNVPDEMVVGGNPARPIKQRPPFA encoded by the coding sequence GTGTCGCAATCAGGTTTAGACATTCAGCAAAACCGTCGCGCCAGGAAATGGTCTAAGCGTGATCTTGTCTTGCGTGCTCTATGGGATGTTTTTTCCATTCCATTCTTTGCGTGGTCTCCTCGTCCGCTCTGGGGATGGCGCCGAACTTTTCTCCGCTTTTTCGGCGCCAAGATTGGTCGTGACGTCCACATTTATCCTACTACGAAAATCACCATCCCCTGGAACCTGTCGATCGGGGATCAATCCGCGGTCGGCGATGGAGCTGTCCTTTACGCTCTTGGCGCGATTTCAATTGGGCAACGGGTCACGATATCGCAGCACGCGCATCTGTGCGCCGGTAGCCACGACTATACAGACCCCGCTATGCCGCTTCTAAAATTACCGATAACGGTGGGAGACGATGCGTGGATCTGTGCCGAGGCATTCATTGGTCCCGATGTTGTCATCGGGGCCCGCTCAATCGTCGCTGCCCGCGCGGTAGCAGTGAAAAACGTGCCCGATGAGATGGTCGTCGGTGGCAATCCGGCGCGCCCAATCAAGCAGCGCCCTCCGTTCGCTTAA
- a CDS encoding glycosyltransferase — MSRLCFVSGILSPAAGGLSASVPNLVAALGRCGHGSIEVVGIEDPANAEAASDWGPSVHAHRANGPRKFGFATGMSATLARLDPGVVDVQGLWTYSSLANLTHHRRHGTPYLVTPRGMLDPWARVNSKWKKQIVRFWFEDKHLARAACLRATAEMEADHFREFGLRNPIAIVPNGVDVPQLKPRPIRDDRRRRLLFLSRIHPKKGLHILLRAWASLSASRPDWELVIAGPDEAGHTAEMQALAERLRLTGIVWMPAVEGETKEALYRSADVFVLPTHAENFGLVIAEALAQEVPVITTKNAPWSGLRDNQCGWWIDLTEDSLRQALMEATALPREELHEMGMRGRVWMERDFGWDAIAQQMLQVYEWVTGRQDRPSCVHID; from the coding sequence ATGTCTCGCCTTTGTTTCGTTTCGGGCATTCTCTCGCCAGCCGCAGGCGGACTTTCGGCCTCTGTACCCAACTTGGTTGCGGCTTTGGGAAGGTGTGGCCACGGCAGCATCGAAGTGGTCGGGATCGAGGACCCGGCAAATGCTGAGGCGGCATCGGATTGGGGCCCGAGTGTCCACGCTCACCGTGCCAATGGGCCGCGCAAATTCGGCTTTGCGACTGGAATGTCTGCCACACTTGCCCGATTGGATCCCGGCGTCGTGGATGTCCAGGGACTATGGACGTATTCGTCATTGGCGAACCTGACCCATCATCGCAGGCATGGGACTCCCTACCTGGTGACACCTCGCGGCATGCTTGATCCTTGGGCGCGCGTGAACTCCAAATGGAAGAAACAGATCGTGCGCTTCTGGTTCGAGGACAAGCATCTTGCTCGTGCCGCCTGCTTACGGGCAACTGCAGAAATGGAAGCGGATCACTTCCGCGAATTTGGCCTGCGCAATCCCATTGCGATCGTGCCCAATGGTGTCGATGTTCCGCAGCTTAAGCCACGTCCGATACGCGATGATCGTCGGCGTCGGCTCTTGTTCCTGAGCCGCATCCATCCCAAAAAGGGCTTGCATATCCTGTTGCGTGCCTGGGCGTCCCTGTCCGCTTCGCGCCCGGATTGGGAACTGGTTATCGCTGGTCCTGACGAGGCCGGCCATACTGCCGAAATGCAGGCTCTTGCTGAACGCCTCCGGTTGACCGGAATAGTCTGGATGCCTGCGGTAGAGGGTGAAACGAAAGAGGCTCTCTATCGGAGCGCAGACGTTTTTGTCTTGCCCACTCATGCTGAAAATTTCGGGCTTGTAATTGCCGAGGCACTTGCGCAGGAAGTCCCTGTAATCACGACAAAGAATGCGCCATGGTCCGGCCTGCGCGACAATCAATGCGGTTGGTGGATCGATCTTACCGAGGACAGCTTGCGACAGGCATTGATGGAAGCCACCGCTTTGCCGCGAGAAGAGCTTCATGAGATGGGAATGCGCGGAAGGGTCTGGATGGAACGTGACTTCGGATGGGATGCAATCGCGCAGCAGATGCTTCAGGTTTACGAGTGGGTGACGGGACGGCAGGATCGGCCTTCCTGTGTGCATATCGACTGA
- a CDS encoding bifunctional 2-polyprenyl-6-hydroxyphenol methylase/3-demethylubiquinol 3-O-methyltransferase UbiG yields the protein MELPSWRPQAMNNPVGIQTMGSSSSPIYRAALDRIQDFHLFPGAKVADVGGGRGNFSRLLAERGYRVILLDYTPDCSEDAFDVRACDLNKHWPAETGEFDAVISLAVIEHVENPRHFMREVCRIAKPNSQILLSTPNQHSLTSRVCFLTRNQHQHFQDSCYPGHITALLECDLQRISRECGATEQFITYTDHGRIPGTKKKWRRFFPFLRGQLFSDNILFSCRAPG from the coding sequence ATGGAGCTGCCTTCGTGGAGGCCTCAGGCGATGAATAATCCCGTGGGCATACAAACGATGGGCAGCTCATCGTCACCTATTTACAGGGCTGCGCTAGATAGAATCCAAGATTTCCATTTATTTCCAGGCGCGAAGGTTGCAGATGTGGGAGGAGGTCGGGGAAATTTTTCTCGACTATTGGCTGAAAGGGGATATCGAGTAATATTACTTGATTACACTCCAGATTGCTCTGAAGATGCGTTTGATGTTAGGGCGTGCGATCTCAACAAGCATTGGCCAGCAGAGACTGGTGAATTTGATGCAGTAATTTCCTTGGCAGTTATCGAGCATGTGGAGAACCCGCGCCACTTCATGAGAGAAGTCTGCAGGATTGCCAAGCCGAATTCCCAGATCCTTCTATCTACCCCAAACCAACATAGTTTAACTTCACGTGTATGCTTCCTAACCCGGAATCAGCATCAACATTTCCAAGATTCTTGCTATCCTGGTCATATCACCGCATTACTTGAATGCGACCTTCAGCGAATTTCGCGCGAATGTGGTGCAACTGAACAATTCATCACATACACAGACCATGGACGGATTCCCGGAACGAAGAAAAAATGGCGAAGGTTTTTTCCCTTTTTGAGGGGTCAATTATTCTCCGACAACATCCTTTTTTCATGCAGGGCGCCGGGCTGA
- a CDS encoding FkbM family methyltransferase, producing MRALRPEYIYRPAQIVRRMAKSVGLTANKRSAKTPWGLPINFDPSELHGRAMLTLGLSDLRTCEMISRIVRPGDRVVDIGANIGIMTSLMSRRAGENGAVFAFEPHPQTRERLKENVRAWNACSLASSHVEVLPYAVSSRAGTSQLVEPETFGNNSGVARLTEGATDGRRAHRVDTIIFDEWCAEGSPIRLVKIDVEGHEDDVFAGMSKSLANARIDFLIFEEMRELPSVACESLAGVGYMSFLIDRNFYGPRLIPVVDRPRQLIGEATNIIAVEKGKSIEFLEQGGWSCLRGGLRR from the coding sequence ATGCGCGCGCTTAGGCCAGAATATATCTATCGTCCCGCGCAGATCGTTCGGCGCATGGCCAAGTCTGTCGGATTGACTGCCAATAAGCGATCAGCAAAGACCCCTTGGGGCTTGCCGATCAACTTTGATCCTTCCGAATTGCACGGCCGGGCAATGCTAACGCTTGGCCTGTCTGACCTGCGTACATGCGAGATGATCAGCCGGATTGTTCGTCCGGGTGATCGGGTCGTCGATATCGGCGCAAACATCGGGATCATGACTTCGCTGATGTCTAGGCGGGCTGGAGAAAATGGTGCCGTTTTCGCTTTTGAGCCCCACCCGCAAACGCGTGAGCGTCTTAAGGAAAACGTTCGCGCATGGAACGCCTGCAGTCTGGCTAGCTCCCATGTCGAGGTTTTGCCCTACGCTGTGTCTAGTAGAGCGGGGACCAGCCAATTGGTTGAGCCCGAAACCTTCGGCAACAATTCCGGAGTGGCGCGGCTTACTGAGGGGGCGACCGACGGGCGGCGAGCCCACCGGGTCGATACGATCATATTCGATGAATGGTGTGCGGAAGGCTCTCCGATAAGGCTCGTGAAAATCGATGTCGAAGGACACGAGGATGACGTTTTTGCAGGCATGAGTAAGTCGCTCGCCAATGCGCGGATCGATTTCCTCATTTTCGAAGAAATGCGGGAATTGCCGAGTGTGGCATGCGAGTCTTTGGCAGGTGTCGGATATATGAGTTTCCTCATTGATCGGAATTTCTATGGCCCACGATTGATTCCCGTGGTCGATCGTCCCAGACAGCTCATTGGGGAGGCCACTAATATCATAGCCGTAGAAAAGGGTAAGTCGATCGAATTTCTGGAGCAAGGCGGATGGAGCTGCCTTCGTGGAGGCCTCAGGCGATGA
- a CDS encoding glycosyltransferase family 4 protein gives MTVIVSHPTGNPCLRAVLRALEKNGLLAQYWTTLALPGELAELTWLKNGVQRRLSQRHFGEAPWSKTKSRPWREAIRLAALGARIESLTAHEAGWASVDGVYRDLDRAVAKRLRTDREPWRAVYAYEDGALESFKAAHETGRLAIYDLPITHWRTLRCLLEEEAERLPEWACTMEGLRDSAEKHARKDAEIEFADHIIVASSFTRDSLSGIAGDRPVHVTPFGCPPPALTRPAGREASAPLQLLYAGHLAQRKGIADLISAVGMLEIDWHLTLAGPRPAKVPASLDRFLSDPRVTWLGAIPHATLMEEMARAHVFVFPSIAEGFGMVITEAMAAGLPVITTPHTAGPDILDEGIDGFIVPIRDPAVLADRITRLAEDETQRQEMAHAAKAKAAEMSWMRYETQIGDLVTEWLDAR, from the coding sequence ATGACCGTCATTGTTAGCCATCCTACCGGCAACCCCTGTTTGCGGGCAGTTTTGCGCGCCCTCGAGAAAAATGGGCTTTTGGCGCAATATTGGACGACGCTTGCATTGCCGGGAGAGCTAGCTGAGCTGACTTGGCTAAAGAACGGCGTTCAACGGCGTCTTTCGCAGCGGCATTTTGGCGAGGCGCCATGGTCCAAAACCAAATCGCGCCCTTGGCGTGAGGCCATCCGTTTGGCAGCGCTCGGCGCAAGGATCGAGTCGCTCACGGCGCATGAGGCAGGCTGGGCGTCTGTCGATGGCGTCTACCGAGATCTGGACCGTGCGGTGGCGAAGCGCTTGCGCACCGACAGAGAGCCTTGGCGCGCCGTATATGCTTACGAAGACGGTGCTCTCGAAAGCTTCAAGGCCGCACACGAGACGGGACGCCTGGCGATCTACGATTTGCCCATCACCCACTGGCGCACTTTGCGATGCCTGCTCGAGGAGGAGGCCGAGCGGTTGCCCGAATGGGCCTGCACGATGGAAGGCCTGCGTGACAGCGCGGAAAAGCACGCGCGCAAGGATGCTGAAATCGAATTCGCTGATCACATCATTGTCGCTTCAAGTTTTACTCGCGACAGTCTGTCCGGCATCGCCGGGGATCGTCCCGTTCACGTGACGCCCTTCGGCTGTCCGCCGCCCGCGCTCACGCGGCCAGCTGGTCGAGAGGCCAGCGCGCCGCTTCAATTGCTTTACGCTGGCCACTTGGCGCAGCGTAAGGGCATCGCCGATCTCATCAGCGCAGTGGGAATGCTCGAGATCGACTGGCACTTGACACTTGCCGGACCTCGACCAGCAAAGGTGCCTGCGTCCCTCGACCGGTTTCTTTCCGATCCGCGCGTGACTTGGCTGGGGGCGATTCCCCACGCGACCCTGATGGAGGAAATGGCTCGCGCGCATGTCTTCGTGTTTCCCTCGATTGCAGAGGGGTTCGGCATGGTAATCACCGAGGCCATGGCAGCGGGTCTGCCCGTTATCACCACGCCGCACACGGCTGGACCTGATATTCTCGACGAGGGCATCGATGGCTTTATCGTCCCGATCCGCGACCCCGCGGTTCTGGCGGACCGTATCACGCGCCTCGCCGAAGATGAGACGCAGAGGCAGGAAATGGCCCATGCGGCCAAGGCCAAGGCCGCTGAAATGAGCTGGATGCGTTACGAGACCCAGATCGGCGACTTGGTGACCGAATGGCTGGACGCGCGATAA
- a CDS encoding IS1380 family transposase translates to MPQTTPAGCDDSASVFSFPAVRGKKVTAAFDGGRLTSDGGVLVLAQAERMMGLCQRLAACIADPRDPARVVHRLEDILRARMFAIACGYEDADDLDALRDDPGFRLALGKLPGSGAGLASQPTMSRWENAPSTRELAKMLGIMIDIYCASYPTPPAAVTLDIDDTCDVVHGYQQLSFWNGHHGERCFLPIHVYDTATGRPVAMLLRTGKTPSGKEAAGHIRRLVRHLRRHWPDTHITIRGDGHYGRPEVMAFCEAAHVDYVFGLPTNAALRADPVIVTAADACAVRRAECQLPVLRSYAETRYGAKSWNRQRRVVARIEASTLGMDIRYVVTSLTQGSAEYIYDTLYCARGQAENLIKLHKTQLASDRTSCRSANANQMRLILHTAAYWLLWRVQQAIPKTTALAKAEFTTLRLRLLKVAARVMESATRIRVAFASACPDADLMRAIVLALKPAPT, encoded by the coding sequence ATGCCACAGACCACACCCGCCGGATGCGATGATAGCGCGTCCGTATTTTCGTTTCCAGCAGTGCGCGGCAAGAAGGTCACAGCTGCGTTTGACGGCGGCAGGCTGACCTCGGATGGCGGGGTCCTGGTGCTGGCTCAGGCCGAGCGCATGATGGGGCTCTGCCAGCGGCTTGCGGCGTGTATTGCCGATCCGCGCGATCCTGCTCGGGTGGTTCATCGGCTTGAAGATATCCTGCGCGCGCGGATGTTCGCGATCGCCTGCGGCTATGAGGATGCCGATGATCTCGACGCTCTGCGCGATGATCCGGGCTTCCGCCTTGCGCTGGGCAAGCTGCCGGGATCGGGTGCGGGGTTGGCCAGCCAACCGACGATGAGCCGCTGGGAGAATGCGCCGAGCACGCGCGAGCTGGCAAAGATGCTGGGGATCATGATCGACATCTACTGCGCCAGCTACCCCACTCCGCCGGCGGCGGTGACGCTGGATATCGATGACACCTGCGACGTCGTGCACGGCTATCAGCAACTCTCCTTCTGGAACGGACATCATGGGGAGCGCTGCTTCCTGCCGATCCATGTCTACGACACGGCAACGGGCCGGCCGGTGGCGATGCTGCTGCGCACGGGCAAGACGCCTTCTGGCAAGGAGGCGGCAGGGCATATCCGGCGTCTGGTGCGCCATCTTCGCCGCCACTGGCCTGATACCCACATCACCATCCGCGGTGACGGGCATTATGGACGGCCCGAGGTCATGGCCTTCTGCGAGGCGGCCCATGTCGATTACGTGTTCGGTCTGCCGACCAACGCCGCGCTGCGCGCTGATCCGGTTATCGTCACTGCCGCCGATGCCTGCGCGGTCCGCCGCGCCGAGTGCCAACTCCCGGTCCTGCGCAGCTATGCCGAGACCCGCTACGGCGCGAAGAGCTGGAACCGCCAGCGCCGCGTCGTCGCCAGGATCGAGGCCAGCACGCTGGGCATGGATATCCGCTATGTCGTCACATCGCTAACCCAAGGCTCGGCTGAATACATCTATGACACGCTCTACTGTGCGCGCGGGCAGGCCGAGAACTTGATCAAGCTGCACAAGACCCAGCTGGCCAGTGACCGCACCTCGTGCCGGTCGGCGAACGCCAACCAGATGCGCCTGATCCTGCACACCGCTGCCTACTGGCTGCTGTGGCGCGTTCAGCAGGCGATCCCAAAGACCACCGCTCTGGCAAAAGCCGAGTTTACGACCCTGCGCCTGCGGCTGCTCAAGGTTGCTGCCCGCGTCATGGAAAGCGCCACCCGAATCCGCGTAGCGTTCGCCTCTGCGTGCCCCGATGCCGATCTGATGCGTGCCATCGTTCTCGCGCTCAAGCCTGCGCCGACGTAG
- a CDS encoding glycosyltransferase family 4 protein, with translation MKIFFFTTVFAPSVGGIEKLAEVLCAQFVAMGHEVRLATMTPGEGVFPFPVIRQPNFSEFWQLLRWCDVHLQSNVALKYAWPRFFTPRKFVYRYANAYQRDDGTRGAADHLKAALARRSTGIANSYYTARRTGADHVVLNAYDDAVFRDQRPWHERERDLVFLGRLVSQKGCDTLLKAMGRLRQKGIDPDLTIVGDGPERGNLEALSNSLGLTQQVRFAGKAVGFELASILNDHKFILVPSSYEEPFGIVALEGMACGCVPIVSERGGLVDAIAGHGFVFPNGDDAALAEVLAIALSAPDEARARLEGVDKHLARCTAQSVAEQYLEVFREKTGAA, from the coding sequence GTGAAGATCTTCTTCTTCACCACGGTATTCGCGCCAAGCGTCGGGGGTATCGAGAAACTCGCCGAGGTTCTTTGCGCACAATTCGTTGCCATGGGCCATGAGGTTCGGCTGGCGACCATGACGCCGGGGGAGGGTGTGTTTCCCTTCCCCGTGATCCGCCAACCTAATTTCAGCGAGTTTTGGCAACTTTTGCGATGGTGTGATGTCCACCTGCAGTCCAATGTTGCGCTGAAGTATGCTTGGCCACGGTTCTTTACACCGAGAAAGTTCGTATATCGTTATGCCAATGCCTATCAACGTGATGATGGCACGCGGGGGGCTGCCGATCACCTCAAGGCTGCACTGGCGCGTCGCAGCACGGGGATTGCTAACAGTTACTACACTGCGCGTCGAACCGGTGCGGATCATGTCGTTCTCAATGCCTATGATGACGCTGTATTTCGAGACCAACGTCCATGGCATGAGCGCGAAAGGGATTTGGTTTTTCTTGGGCGCCTTGTTTCACAAAAAGGATGTGACACGCTCCTGAAGGCCATGGGGAGGCTCCGCCAGAAGGGAATTGATCCTGACCTGACCATTGTCGGCGACGGACCCGAGCGTGGAAATCTGGAGGCATTGTCCAACAGCCTGGGCCTCACGCAGCAGGTACGGTTCGCCGGTAAGGCAGTAGGGTTCGAATTGGCCTCGATCCTGAACGATCACAAGTTCATCCTTGTGCCCTCAAGCTATGAGGAACCCTTTGGCATTGTGGCACTTGAAGGCATGGCCTGTGGCTGCGTGCCGATTGTCTCGGAGAGAGGTGGCCTCGTCGACGCTATCGCCGGTCACGGCTTCGTGTTCCCTAACGGCGACGATGCGGCTCTCGCTGAGGTTCTTGCTATCGCGTTAAGTGCGCCAGATGAGGCCCGCGCCCGACTTGAAGGGGTGGATAAACATCTCGCGCGCTGCACGGCTCAGAGTGTGGCCGAGCAATACTTGGAGGTCTTCCGCGAGAAGACGGGTGCCGCGTGA